A part of Prolixibacteraceae bacterium genomic DNA contains:
- a CDS encoding outer membrane protein transport protein, whose amino-acid sequence MKKVYSFATKKVALLFALMFIGVTLSAQQGGGLMLYEVATPNIGNANAGQSAVAHDASTAYFNPAAMSEVKDQSWLVGIQGMLPKFNFESTESAYPNDNAGKFTPSLAVYWLKHLSDKWTIGATLNFPMGSSLDYGDNWEGKYYLTKATIAVANIAPAASFKLSEKVSFGVAANFYIGMLSEDIAIPSVITGAPDGEANIDGTSFSMGFQFGFHYRPNSTLSLGLTYRYKSTIDFQGDADATNYFINGEKYTSARYSTDMLIPHGVNFSISKYFGDVELLFDLGYCNWAGFDYQSIILKEEYDAHIERKWQDTYRVGLGGNYFINDKWTVRAGLSFDSSPVDEQYRTPDLPLSGVYRFGAGGTMRINDKFDLSLSYNFMLGIDNDLNQVSNLKGNLIGTYDPTNIHTIAISLGF is encoded by the coding sequence ATGAAAAAAGTATATTCCTTTGCAACGAAAAAGGTAGCTTTGCTTTTTGCATTGATGTTTATTGGAGTTACACTTTCAGCACAACAAGGAGGAGGATTGATGCTTTATGAAGTAGCAACTCCTAATATCGGGAATGCTAATGCTGGACAATCCGCAGTAGCACATGATGCATCTACTGCTTACTTCAACCCTGCAGCGATGAGTGAAGTGAAAGATCAAAGTTGGTTGGTTGGTATTCAAGGAATGCTTCCTAAATTTAATTTTGAATCAACTGAAAGTGCTTATCCAAATGATAATGCTGGCAAATTCACTCCTTCTTTGGCAGTTTACTGGTTAAAACACCTTAGTGATAAATGGACTATTGGCGCAACACTTAATTTTCCAATGGGTTCTTCTTTAGACTACGGAGATAATTGGGAAGGAAAATACTATCTAACGAAAGCGACAATTGCAGTAGCAAATATTGCACCCGCAGCTTCTTTCAAATTAAGTGAGAAAGTAAGTTTTGGAGTGGCTGCCAACTTCTATATTGGTATGTTATCTGAAGACATTGCTATTCCAAGTGTGATTACAGGCGCACCTGATGGAGAAGCAAATATTGATGGAACGTCGTTTAGCATGGGGTTCCAATTTGGTTTTCATTATCGGCCCAATAGTACTCTTTCGTTGGGTTTAACCTACAGATATAAATCAACCATTGATTTCCAAGGCGACGCAGATGCTACAAATTACTTTATTAATGGAGAAAAATACACTTCTGCAAGATACTCTACAGATATGCTTATTCCTCATGGTGTAAACTTTAGTATTAGCAAATACTTTGGGGATGTCGAGTTATTATTTGATTTAGGTTATTGTAATTGGGCTGGTTTCGATTATCAATCCATCATTCTGAAAGAAGAGTACGATGCACATATTGAGAGAAAATGGCAAGATACTTATCGAGTTGGTTTAGGTGGTAATTACTTTATTAATGACAAGTGGACTGTTAGAGCAGGGCTTTCTTTCGATTCATCTCCTGTTGACGAGCAATATAGAACTCCTGACCTACCTCTTAGTGGAGTTTATAGATTTGGAGCAGGTGGAACAATGAGAATTAATGATAAATTCGACCTTTCACTAAGTTATAACTTTATGCTTGGTATTGATAATGATTTGAATCAAGTTTCTAATTTAAAAGGGAATCTTATTGGAACATATGATCCAACCAATATCCATACAATAGCTATTTCATTGGGATTCTAG
- a CDS encoding glutathione peroxidase — protein sequence MNKHSQDNDVSVSVLSKTITMKKIIISFSVAILTFISSVEAQNSIYDYKVVNIDGKEISLDQFKGKKILIVNTASKCGFTSQYEDLEKLYKKYKDSDFVIIGFPSNDFGSQEPGNNIEIKEFCSVSYGVTFPMMSKIKVKGDDKAPIYKWLTMKSLNGVKNSSVKWNFQKYAINRDGTLHDFYYSITKPMSDKIIEWIEE from the coding sequence ATAAATAAACATTCTCAGGATAATGATGTTTCTGTAAGTGTATTATCAAAAACAATTACAATGAAAAAAATCATCATATCATTCAGTGTTGCTATCTTAACATTTATATCATCAGTAGAAGCACAAAATAGCATTTACGACTATAAAGTGGTAAACATTGATGGAAAAGAGATCTCATTAGATCAATTTAAAGGGAAAAAGATTTTAATCGTAAACACTGCATCTAAATGTGGTTTTACATCACAATATGAAGATCTAGAGAAACTTTACAAGAAATATAAAGATAGTGATTTTGTTATTATAGGATTCCCTAGCAATGATTTTGGAAGTCAAGAGCCAGGCAATAATATAGAAATAAAAGAGTTTTGTTCAGTAAGCTATGGAGTTACCTTTCCCATGATGTCAAAAATAAAAGTTAAAGGAGATGACAAAGCACCCATATACAAATGGCTTACAATGAAATCATTAAATGGTGTAAAAAATAGTAGTGTCAAATGGAACTTTCAAAAATATGCCATTAATAGAGATGGAACGTTACATGATTTTTACTATTCAATAACCAAACCCATGAGTGATAAGATAATAGAATGGATCGAAGAATAG
- a CDS encoding peptidylprolyl isomerase: MYAEIHTEKGMMKVEFYEQDAPKTVENFVGLSKKGFYDGLTFHRVIPDFVIQGGCPKGTGVGGPGYSIDCELDGDNQYHDRGVLSMAHAGRNTGGSQFFVCHNRENTQHLDRNHTCFGRVVEGLDVIDDIRPGDQIEKILIIE; encoded by the coding sequence ATGTACGCAGAAATTCATACTGAAAAAGGGATGATGAAAGTTGAGTTTTACGAGCAAGATGCTCCTAAAACAGTTGAAAACTTTGTAGGTCTTTCAAAAAAAGGATTCTATGATGGGTTAACATTTCACCGTGTTATTCCTGATTTTGTAATCCAAGGAGGATGTCCTAAAGGTACTGGAGTAGGTGGTCCTGGTTATTCTATCGACTGTGAATTGGATGGAGACAACCAATATCATGACCGCGGAGTTCTTTCTATGGCTCATGCAGGTAGAAATACAGGTGGATCACAATTCTTTGTTTGTCACAATCGTGAGAACACACAACATTTAGACCGTAATCACACTTGCTTTGGACGTGTGGTTGAAGGATTAGATGTTATCGATGATATTCGTCCTGGAGACCAAATCGAAAAGATCTTAATTATAGAATAA
- a CDS encoding threonyl-tRNA synthetase editing domain-containing protein, translated as MKVLVFYVKSFQYTPQQKSLDIAPDSNMKTQIIEDAILAFIHLEPSDQEMSLKSRDKKLANHLKWCCRKNDTKNVVIHSFAHLAEAKADWEYTRDMLNLCEERLKSVGYETHQTPFGYFLDLKIDAPGHSLARLWKTL; from the coding sequence ATGAAAGTACTTGTTTTTTACGTTAAGTCATTTCAATATACTCCACAACAAAAAAGCTTAGATATTGCGCCTGATAGCAATATGAAAACGCAAATTATTGAAGATGCAATTCTAGCGTTTATTCACCTTGAACCTTCTGACCAAGAGATGTCTCTAAAATCAAGAGATAAGAAATTAGCCAACCACTTAAAGTGGTGTTGTAGAAAGAACGATACGAAAAATGTAGTGATCCACTCTTTTGCACATTTAGCAGAAGCAAAAGCGGACTGGGAGTACACAAGAGACATGCTGAATCTATGTGAAGAGAGACTAAAGAGTGTGGGATATGAGACACATCAGACTCCTTTTGGGTATTTTTTAGATCTAAAGATTGATGCACCTGGACACTCTTTAGCAAGGCTATGGAAGACACTATAG
- a CDS encoding outer membrane protein assembly factor — MSSKIIKINSLAIAIFLCFSCLQGVGQTKSKNKYQKQQFNTLEERSKMKYRFIPLPSYDPATKFGLLLTNLFTYYPNKNDTISPPTTTGIFLMGTTNGSWFTGVAQSTYLDHDKWRLNGFFGIGGINQTMTLGTLGDADSKKQLAAINIDFQRNIGHQIFIGLRYSYRNINITGRDDTSEDKLKQAGFTGRTISNGLGIIGTADHRDNIFFPYHGFYVKYQGINYFANSKGKGTDNYFANIIDYAHFFSLNEESSSILAYHFVGNFLSGDVTPENFSMYGHSRGGGMQRGYETGSHIDKNLVNLDIEWRKRTGLFKSRFGYTIFTGIGKVYGYYDDFKDAEWLPSIGVGARYMILPYERLNVRFDTTYSKDGFGFYFGIREAF; from the coding sequence ATGTCTTCAAAAATTATCAAAATCAATAGTTTGGCGATTGCCATATTCTTATGTTTCTCTTGTTTGCAAGGAGTAGGACAAACAAAGAGTAAGAATAAGTATCAGAAACAACAGTTTAATACGTTGGAAGAGCGATCTAAGATGAAATATCGATTTATCCCTCTTCCATCGTATGATCCTGCAACAAAATTTGGTCTACTATTGACCAACCTTTTCACCTACTACCCTAATAAGAATGACACAATATCTCCACCGACCACTACAGGTATATTTTTAATGGGAACAACCAATGGTTCGTGGTTTACGGGTGTAGCTCAGTCCACCTATTTAGATCATGACAAATGGAGATTAAATGGATTCTTTGGTATTGGTGGCATCAATCAGACAATGACACTTGGGACCTTAGGTGATGCGGATTCTAAGAAACAACTTGCTGCAATTAACATTGATTTTCAACGCAATATAGGACATCAAATATTTATTGGTTTACGATACAGTTATCGGAATATTAACATTACTGGTAGAGATGACACTTCGGAGGATAAACTAAAACAAGCAGGGTTTACAGGTCGTACAATATCAAATGGACTCGGTATTATAGGTACTGCTGACCATCGAGATAATATTTTCTTCCCATATCATGGATTCTACGTCAAATATCAAGGCATTAACTATTTTGCAAACAGTAAGGGAAAAGGTACAGATAATTACTTTGCAAATATTATTGACTATGCACACTTTTTCTCACTAAATGAAGAAAGCAGTTCGATTCTTGCCTACCATTTTGTTGGCAACTTTCTATCGGGAGATGTTACTCCAGAGAACTTTTCCATGTATGGTCATAGCCGTGGAGGAGGTATGCAGAGAGGCTATGAAACGGGATCGCATATTGATAAAAACTTAGTTAACCTCGATATAGAGTGGCGCAAACGAACTGGCCTATTTAAAAGCCGATTTGGTTACACTATTTTTACAGGTATAGGTAAAGTTTATGGCTATTATGACGATTTTAAAGACGCTGAGTGGCTTCCTAGTATTGGCGTGGGGGCAAGATATATGATCTTGCCATATGAACGCTTAAACGTGCGTTTTGACACCACTTATTCTAAAGATGGTTTTGGCTTCTATTTTGGAATTAGAGAGGCATTCTAA